In one window of Musa acuminata AAA Group cultivar baxijiao chromosome BXJ3-2, Cavendish_Baxijiao_AAA, whole genome shotgun sequence DNA:
- the LOC135631812 gene encoding integrin-linked protein kinase 1-like isoform X2 codes for MDVVAALKRGVSRQFSLGSLSKSRFSFGRHASLDPRLANARRFAFGRQSSLDPNRRSPVKGELVGVPENLDATMQLLFMACQGDANGVEDLLKDGVDVNSIDLDGRTALHIAACEGHVDVVRLLLSIGANIDARDRWGSTAAADAKHYGNAEVYDLLKARGAKTPKTRKTPMAVSNPQDVPEYELNPTELYFRQGDELSKDIRQVAKWNGIKVSVKMLEQDAYSDPDTINAFKNELTLMQKVRHPNVVQFVGAVTQNIPMMIVYEYLPKGDLGSYLKKKGRLKLHKALRFALDIARGLNYLHECKPDPIVHCDLRTKNIFIDDGGQLKVAGFGLTKISKLSPDRYKLAHPMAHIDSLYIAPELYKNEIFDRSVDAFSFSLILYEMIEGVPAFHPKAPGDVAQMICLEGIRPILKTKSKAYAPDLNELIEECWNPQPVVRPTFSEIILRLDKMYANCSRPSRWKENFKLPWK; via the exons ATGGACGTGGTGGCGGCGCTGAAGCGGGGGGTGTCGCGGCAGTTCTCCCTCGGGTCGCTGTCGAAGAGCAGGTTCAGCTTCGGGCGCCACGCCTCGCTCGACCCGAGGCTGGCCAACGCGAGACGGTTCGCCTTTGGGCGGCAGTCGTCGCTCGACCCCAACCGGCGGAGTCCCGTGAAGGGGGAGCTGGTGGGGGTGCCGGAGAATCTCGACGCTACCATGCAGCTCCTCTTCATGGCGTGCCAAGGGGACGCCAATGGGGTGGAGGACCTCCTCAAGGATGGGGTGGACGTGAACAGCATCGACCTCGACGGCCGGACAGCCTTGCACATCGCCGCCTGCGAAGGGCACGTGGATGTGGTCAGGCTGTTGCTCAGCATCGGGGCCAACATCGACGCTAGAGATCGTTGGGGAAGCACG GCGGCTGCAGATGCTAAGCACTATGGTAATGCCGAAGTCTATGATCTATTGAAAGCTAGAGGAGCCAAAACACCG AAGACTAGAAAGACCCCAATGGCagtttctaatccccaagatgttCCTGAGTATGAGCTGAACCCAACAGAGCTTTACTTCCGGCAGGGTGATGAGCTCTCAAAG GACATTCGTCAAGTAGCTAAATGGAATGGAATAAAAGTCTCCGTCAAGATGCTTGAGCAGGATGCCTACTCAGATCCAGACACCAT AAATGCTTTCAAGAATGAGCTGACTCTGATGCAGAAGGTTCGACATCCTAATGTGGTTCAGTTTGTTGGAGCCGTTACTCAGAATATACCCATGATGATTGTCTATGAGTACCTTCCAAAA GGTGACTTAGGAAGTTATCTTAAAAAGAAGGGACGTCTAAAGTTGCATAAAGCTCTTCGATTTGCCCTTGACATTGCCAG GGGCTTGAATTATCTTCATGAGTGCAAACCAGACCCAATAGTCCATTGTGATTTAAGGACAAA AAATATTTTTATAGATGATGGTGGTCAATTGAAGGTGGCAGGCTTTGGCTTGACTAAGATATCGAAATTATCTCCAGACAGATACAAGTTAGCCCATCCCATGGCTCATATTGACA GTTTATACATTGCACCAGAGTTGTACAAGAATGAAATATTTGATAGAAGTGTTGATGCATTCTCCTTCAGTCTCATTCTTTATGAG ATGATTGAAGGAGTTCCAGCTTTTCACCCCAAGGCTCCCGGAGATGTTGCTCAAATGATTTGCTTGGAAGGAATCAGACCAATATTAAAGACCAAGTCGAAGGCTTATGCTCCTGATCTGAATGA GTTAATTGAAGAATGCTGGAATCCACAACCTGTTGTGCGACCAACTTTCTCGGAAATAATTCTGCGGCTGGACAAGATGTATGCAAATTGTTCAAGGCCAAGCCGATGGAAAGAAAACTTTAAGCTTCCCTG GAAATAA
- the LOC103976306 gene encoding transcription factor LAF1-like, with amino-acid sequence MVASKNCLVMGCKACEKPKVSYKKGLWSPDEDQRLRDFILKHGHGCWSSVPARAGLQRNGKSCRLRWINYLRPGLKHSDFTPEEEGIVMKLHTLLGNKWSQIAMHLPGRTDNEVKNHWNTHLKKKLVKIEGSSSHASMTKSLESDSQCPKLEKLIDENSNQISLSESSDSLKSVSPTPCQSIHVTNHAPFPKILFADWLPMFSGNDQSSSAPESDRVNCQKESTLNSEVLSPKLMQFDTIFTEVFLHGFEDASICGGFKLQFEPVEQIFGFHDQAYTGLELNHDMFVNL; translated from the exons ATGGTGGCTTCTAAGAATTGCCTTGTAATGGGGTGCAAGGCTTGTGAAAAGCCAAAGGTTAGTTATAAGAAAGGGCTGTGGTCACCAGATGAGGACCAGAGGCTGAGGGACTTTATCCTTAAGCATGGCCATGGTTGCTGGAGTTCAGTTCCTGCCAGAGCTG GCCTGCAACGAAATGGAAAGAGCTGCAGATTGAGGTGGATCAATTACCTGAGGCCAGGACTAAAGCACAGTGATTTTACTCCTGAAGAGGAGGGAATAGTTATGAAACTTCACACCCTTTTGGGCAATAA GTGGTCTCAAATAGCAATGCATCTACCAGGAAGAACTGATAATGAAGTAAAGAACCATTGGAACACCCATCTCAAGAAGAAACTGGTAAAGATCGAAGGATCAAGCTCACATGCCTCCATGACCAAATCTCTAGAATCAGACAGCCAGTGTCCAAAACTGGAAAAATTAATAGATGAGAACAGTAACCAAATCTCACTTTCAGAATCCTCAGATTCATTGAAATCAGTGTCCCCAACACCATGCCAATCAATACATGTTACCAACCATGCCCCCTTCCCAAAAATCCTATTTGCAGATTGGTTACCAATGTTCAGTGGCAATGACCAGAGCTCATCAGCTCCAGAATCTGATAGAGTGAACTGCCAAAAGGAATCGACTCTGAACTCTGAGGTTCTTAGTCCTAAACTTATGCAGTTTGACACGATATTTACTGAAGTTTTCCTTCATGGATTTGAAGATGCAAGCATCTGTGGAGGATTTAAGCTACAGTTTGAGCCCGTAGAACAAATTTTTGGTTTCCATGATCAAGCTTACACCGGTTTGGAGCTGAACCATGACATGTTTGTTAATCTGTAG
- the LOC135631812 gene encoding integrin-linked protein kinase 1-like isoform X1 yields the protein MDVVAALKRGVSRQFSLGSLSKSRFSFGRHASLDPRLANARRFAFGRQSSLDPNRRSPVKGELVGVPENLDATMQLLFMACQGDANGVEDLLKDGVDVNSIDLDGRTALHIAACEGHVDVVRLLLSIGANIDARDRWGSTAAADAKHYGNAEVYDLLKARGAKTPKTRKTPMAVSNPQDVPEYELNPTELYFRQGDELSKDIRQVAKWNGIKVSVKMLEQDAYSDPDTINAFKNELTLMQKVRHPNVVQFVGAVTQNIPMMIVYEYLPKGDLGSYLKKKGRLKLHKALRFALDIARGLNYLHECKPDPIVHCDLRTKNIFIDDGGQLKVAGFGLTKISKLSPDRYKLAHPMAHIDSLYIAPELYKNEIFDRSVDAFSFSLILYEMIEGVPAFHPKAPGDVAQMICLEGIRPILKTKSKAYAPDLNELIEECWNPQPVVRPTFSEIILRLDKMYANCSRPSRWKENFKLPWYI from the exons ATGGACGTGGTGGCGGCGCTGAAGCGGGGGGTGTCGCGGCAGTTCTCCCTCGGGTCGCTGTCGAAGAGCAGGTTCAGCTTCGGGCGCCACGCCTCGCTCGACCCGAGGCTGGCCAACGCGAGACGGTTCGCCTTTGGGCGGCAGTCGTCGCTCGACCCCAACCGGCGGAGTCCCGTGAAGGGGGAGCTGGTGGGGGTGCCGGAGAATCTCGACGCTACCATGCAGCTCCTCTTCATGGCGTGCCAAGGGGACGCCAATGGGGTGGAGGACCTCCTCAAGGATGGGGTGGACGTGAACAGCATCGACCTCGACGGCCGGACAGCCTTGCACATCGCCGCCTGCGAAGGGCACGTGGATGTGGTCAGGCTGTTGCTCAGCATCGGGGCCAACATCGACGCTAGAGATCGTTGGGGAAGCACG GCGGCTGCAGATGCTAAGCACTATGGTAATGCCGAAGTCTATGATCTATTGAAAGCTAGAGGAGCCAAAACACCG AAGACTAGAAAGACCCCAATGGCagtttctaatccccaagatgttCCTGAGTATGAGCTGAACCCAACAGAGCTTTACTTCCGGCAGGGTGATGAGCTCTCAAAG GACATTCGTCAAGTAGCTAAATGGAATGGAATAAAAGTCTCCGTCAAGATGCTTGAGCAGGATGCCTACTCAGATCCAGACACCAT AAATGCTTTCAAGAATGAGCTGACTCTGATGCAGAAGGTTCGACATCCTAATGTGGTTCAGTTTGTTGGAGCCGTTACTCAGAATATACCCATGATGATTGTCTATGAGTACCTTCCAAAA GGTGACTTAGGAAGTTATCTTAAAAAGAAGGGACGTCTAAAGTTGCATAAAGCTCTTCGATTTGCCCTTGACATTGCCAG GGGCTTGAATTATCTTCATGAGTGCAAACCAGACCCAATAGTCCATTGTGATTTAAGGACAAA AAATATTTTTATAGATGATGGTGGTCAATTGAAGGTGGCAGGCTTTGGCTTGACTAAGATATCGAAATTATCTCCAGACAGATACAAGTTAGCCCATCCCATGGCTCATATTGACA GTTTATACATTGCACCAGAGTTGTACAAGAATGAAATATTTGATAGAAGTGTTGATGCATTCTCCTTCAGTCTCATTCTTTATGAG ATGATTGAAGGAGTTCCAGCTTTTCACCCCAAGGCTCCCGGAGATGTTGCTCAAATGATTTGCTTGGAAGGAATCAGACCAATATTAAAGACCAAGTCGAAGGCTTATGCTCCTGATCTGAATGA GTTAATTGAAGAATGCTGGAATCCACAACCTGTTGTGCGACCAACTTTCTCGGAAATAATTCTGCGGCTGGACAAGATGTATGCAAATTGTTCAAGGCCAAGCCGATGGAAAGAAAACTTTAAGCTTCCCTGGTACatttga
- the LOC103975796 gene encoding adenine DNA glycosylase has protein sequence MEAAGRKRRKVCPTMEEKAQKKTATEASRAAEEEKVKKRTAVKASARQCHREGMESGSTLGDIEDFSADEAQRIRAALLRWYDVHRRVLPWRTASSGGIRGNGEEGKEVDQERAYAVWVSEVMLQQTRVQTVIAYYNRWMDKWPTVHHLASASQEDVNEVWAGLGYYRRARFLLEGAKSIVQGEFPRTASELRKVRGIGDYTAGAIASIAFNEAVPAVDGNVVRVISRLKAISANPKNSTTVKGIWKLASQLVDPLRPGDFNQAMMELGATLCSTTTPGCSACPISEACLALSLSRSSGSTDVTDYPSKVAKTKQRHDFAAVCVVQLTEGSDEESLRGRNNNDVLLLVKRPEEGLLAGLWEFPTVLLDEEVIDVGTRRKIVDKYLKELFHINLKEICNVILREDVGKYVHIFSHIRLHMHVELLILKLEGDLRQFSENIQCTSAWKCVDGKSMKNMGLTSGVRKVYSMIQDYKKQQLLQCPMLSLRKKCKSSI, from the exons ATGGAAGCAGCAGGTCGAAAGAGAAGAAAAGTGTGTCCCACAATGGAGGAGAAGGCGCAGAAGAAAACCGCAACAGAGGCAAGCAGAGCAgcggaggaagagaaggtgaagaAGCGAACAGCTGTAAAGGCATCGGCACGGCAGTGCCATCGAGAGGGGATGGAATCTGGCAGCACACTCGGAGACATAGAGGACTTCTCCGCAGACGAGGCCCAGCGGATCCGGGCCGCCCTCCTCCGCTGGTATGACGTGCACCGCCGTGTCTTGCCGTGGCGGACGGCGAGCAGCGGCGGCATCCGCGGGAACGGGGAGGAGGGAAAGGAGGTGGATCAGGAAAGGGCTTACGCTGTCTGGGTGTCGGAGGTGATGCTGCAGCAGACCAGGGTGCAAACCGTCATCGCTTACTACAATCGCTGGATGGATAAGTGGCCGACGGTCCACCACCTCGCGTCCGCGTCCCAAGAG GACGTGAATGAAGTGTGGGCTGGTTTGGGTTACTATCGAAGGGCCCGTTTTCTCTTGGAG GGCGCTAAGTCGATTGTCCAAGGAGAGTTTCCTCGAACAGCTTCTGAGCTTCGGAAGGTTCGAGGAATTGGGGATTACACCGCAGGAGCCATTGCTTCTATAGCTTTCAATGAG GCAGTGCCTGCCGTTGATGGAAATGTTGTCAGGGTGATCAGTAGGCTGAAGGCTATCTCTGCTAACCCAAAAAATTCAACAACAGTGAAGGGAATCTG GAAGCTAGCTTCGCAGTTGGTTGATCCCTTAAGACCTGGAGATTTCAATCAAGCTATGATGGAACTAGGGGCAACCTTGTGTAGCACTACGACCCCAGGTTGTTCAGCATGCCCAATTTCAGAGGCCTGTCTTGCACTTTCACTCTCCAGAAGTAGTGGATCAACTGATGTCACTGATTATCCATCAAAGGTAGCAAAGACAAAACAGCGTCATGATTTTGCTGCTGTTTGTGTTGTTCAATTAactgaaggatcggatgaagaatCTTTAAGAGGTAGGAATAACAATGACGTGTTACTTTTGGTTAAAAGGCCAGAGGAAGGATTGCTTGCTGGCCTTTGGGAGTTCCCAACTGTCCTGCTGGATGAAGAAGTAATAGATGTTGGCACAAGGAGAAAAATTGTAGACAAGTATCTGAAGGAGTTGTTTCATATCAATTTAAAAGAGATCTGCAATGTGATCTTGAGAGAAGATGTAGGGAAGTATGTTCATATATTTTCTCACATCCGGCTCCATATGCATGTTGAACTTTTGATTTTGAAACTGGAAG GTGACTTAAGACAATTTTCTGAAAATATCCAATGCACAAGTGCTTGGAAGTGTGTAGATGGCAAGTCCATGAAGAATATGGGATTGACATCTGGAGTACGAAAG GTTTATAGTATGATTCAAGATTATAAGAAGCAGCAGCTGTTACAATGTCCGATGCTGTCACTGaggaagaaatgcaaaagttcaaTATAA
- the LOC135631173 gene encoding LIM domain-containing protein PLIM2b-like gives MSFSGTQDKCKACDKTVHFIDLLTADGVPFHKTCFKCSRCKGTLSMCNYSSLDGILYCKPHFEQLFKETGSFTKKFPIGAKSGERNELARPASRVSSMFSGTQDKCATCHKTAYPLEKLTVEGESYHKTCFKCSHGGCKLTPSSYAALEGIIYCKHHFAQLFKEKGSYNHLLKVAAMKQSSGSEETAEPKQEQAQSQMNR, from the exons ATGTCTTTCAGTGGTACCCAGGACAAATGCAAGGCATGCGACAAGACTGTCCATTTCATCGATCTCTTGACCGCGGATGGAGTTCCTTTTCATAAGACTTGCTTCAAGTGCAGCCGCTGCAAAGGGACTCTTTCT ATGTGCAATTACTCTTCCCTGGATGGCATCCTCTACTGCAAACCCCATTTTGAGCAGCTCTTCAAGGAGACAGGCAGCTTCACCAAGAAGTTCCCAATAG GTGCAAAATCTGGAGAGAGAAATGAACTG GCCAGACCTGCAAGTAGGGTCTCCTCCATGTTCTCAGGAACCCAAGACAAGTGTGCGACCTGCCACAAAACAGCATACCCTTTAGAGAAG CTGACCGTGGAAGGCGAATCCTACCACAAGACCTGCTTCAAATGCTCTCATGGGGGCTGCAAGCTTACGCCATCGTCCTATGCTGCGCTCGAAGGCATCATCTACTGCAAGCACCATTTCGCGCAGTTGTTCAAGGAGAAGGGGAGCTACAACCACCTGCTCAAGGTTGCGGCCATGAAGCAGAGTTCCGGATCTGAGGAGACAGCTGAACCCAAGCAGGAACAGGCGCAGTCACAGATGAACCGTTGA
- the LOC135630797 gene encoding la-related protein 6B-like isoform X2 yields the protein MAQDMDDHTPEITEDGRSPPGSSDPALSRALSSSRLNARAAEFVPRAAPIRHGHGPAARPVMHVFHQAPPGPACFGPGPSSFEYYGGGGGGGGGAAGGFGEHEGAHTGDDLDLSSSAGDGLSDEVIQKITKQVEYYFSDANLATTEHLMRFITKDPEGFVPISVVAAFKKIKALVHNNLQLAMALQTSTKLVVSDDGKKVRRQQPFTESDMEELQSRIVIAENLPEDHCYQNLMKIFSSIGSVKTIRTCYPQPSNGAAAVTNRPTKLEMHFGNRLHAFVEYETVEDAEKAVAELNNEKNWRSGLRVRVFPKLLTKHGQGRGRKVHEVEFTGEEDVSTLNEKQVEDAYHTSEVLHEHESVDSFNDKDGTVRRGRGRSRGGRGRGRGQHLSNNRVGGHAVGTPPSSHHLIHSEREQPVGANKQPPGPRMPDGTRGFTMGRGKPVVPTGTI from the exons ATGGCCCAAGACATGGACGACCATACCCCAGAGATCACCGAGGACGGCCGATCGCCGCCGGGTTCCTCCGACCCCGCCCTCTCCCGTGCCCTCTCCTCCAGCCGCCTCAACGCCCGGGCCGCCGAGTTCGTACCCCGTGCGGCGCCGATCCGCCACGGTCACGGCCCGGCGGCGCGTCCGGTGATGCACGTCTTTCACCAGGCGCCTCCAGGTCCGGCGTGCTTCGGCCCTGGGCCGAGTTCGTTTGAGTACtacgggggtgggggtgggggtgggggtggggctgCCGGCGGGTTTGGAGAGCATGAGGGAGCACATACAGGTGATGATCTAGATCTAAGCTCTTCGGCAGGTGATGGTCTCTCGGATGAAGTTATCCAAAAGATCACCAAGCAG GTTGAGTATTATTTCAGTGATGCAAACCTTGCTACAACTGAACATTTGATGAGGTTCATTACTAAAGATCCTGAGGGATTTG TACCTATATCGGTGGTTGCAGCTTTCAAAAAAATCAAGGCATTAGTCCATAACAATTTGCAGCTTGCTATGGCACTGCAGACGTCAACAAAACTT GTTGTAAGTGATGATGGGAAGAAGGTTAGGCGCCAGCAACCTTTTACCGAATCAGACATGGAAGAGTTGCAG TCCCGCATCGTGATAGCCGAAAATCTACCTGAGGATCATTGTTATCAGAATCTTATGAAGATTTTCTCATCTATTGGAAG TGTCAAGACAATTCGCACATGCTATCCACAACCATCCAATGGAGCAGCTGCTGTAACTAATAGACCAACAAAACTTGAAATGCACTTTGGTAACAGA TTGCATGCATTTGTTGAGTATGAGACCGTCGAAGATGCTGAAAAAGCA GTTGCAGAactcaacaatgaaaagaattggaGAAGTGGACTCAGAGTTAGAGTGTTCCCTAAACTTTTG ACAAAACATGGGCAAGGTCGAGGAAGAAAAGTACATGAAGTTGAATTTACTGGAGAGGAGGATGTCTCCACATTAAATGAGAAGCAGGTTGAGGATGCCTATCACACGTCTGAAGTGTTGCACGAGCACGAG AGTGTGGACAGTTTCAATGACAAGGATGGAACAGTAAGGCGAGGGAGAGGTCGtagcagaggaggaagaggacgaggacgaggCCAACATCTTAGCAATAACCGTGTTGGAGGCCATGCAGTTGGTACTCCACCGTCAAGCCATCATCTTATCCATTCCGAGCGTGAGCAACCTGTTGGAGCCAACAAACAACCTCCTGGTCCTCGCATGCCAGATGGTACAAGGGGTTTCACCATGGGTCGAGGAAAACCAGTCGTCCCAACAGGTACAATCTAA
- the LOC135630797 gene encoding la-related protein 6B-like isoform X1: MAQDMDDHTPEITEDGRSPPGSSDPALSRALSSSRLNARAAEFVPRAAPIRHGHGPAARPVMHVFHQAPPGPACFGPGPSSFEYYGGGGGGGGGAAGGFGEHEGAHTGDDLDLSSSAGDGLSDEVIQKITKQVEYYFSDANLATTEHLMRFITKDPEGFVPISVVAAFKKIKALVHNNLQLAMALQTSTKLVVSDDGKKVRRQQPFTESDMEELQSRIVIAENLPEDHCYQNLMKIFSSIGSVKTIRTCYPQPSNGAAAVTNRPTKLEMHFGNRLHAFVEYETVEDAEKAVAELNNEKNWRSGLRVRVFPKLLTKHGQGRGRKVHEVEFTGEEDVSTLNEKQVEDAYHTSEVLHEHEICYLEQSVDSFNDKDGTVRRGRGRSRGGRGRGRGQHLSNNRVGGHAVGTPPSSHHLIHSEREQPVGANKQPPGPRMPDGTRGFTMGRGKPVVPTGTI; the protein is encoded by the exons ATGGCCCAAGACATGGACGACCATACCCCAGAGATCACCGAGGACGGCCGATCGCCGCCGGGTTCCTCCGACCCCGCCCTCTCCCGTGCCCTCTCCTCCAGCCGCCTCAACGCCCGGGCCGCCGAGTTCGTACCCCGTGCGGCGCCGATCCGCCACGGTCACGGCCCGGCGGCGCGTCCGGTGATGCACGTCTTTCACCAGGCGCCTCCAGGTCCGGCGTGCTTCGGCCCTGGGCCGAGTTCGTTTGAGTACtacgggggtgggggtgggggtgggggtggggctgCCGGCGGGTTTGGAGAGCATGAGGGAGCACATACAGGTGATGATCTAGATCTAAGCTCTTCGGCAGGTGATGGTCTCTCGGATGAAGTTATCCAAAAGATCACCAAGCAG GTTGAGTATTATTTCAGTGATGCAAACCTTGCTACAACTGAACATTTGATGAGGTTCATTACTAAAGATCCTGAGGGATTTG TACCTATATCGGTGGTTGCAGCTTTCAAAAAAATCAAGGCATTAGTCCATAACAATTTGCAGCTTGCTATGGCACTGCAGACGTCAACAAAACTT GTTGTAAGTGATGATGGGAAGAAGGTTAGGCGCCAGCAACCTTTTACCGAATCAGACATGGAAGAGTTGCAG TCCCGCATCGTGATAGCCGAAAATCTACCTGAGGATCATTGTTATCAGAATCTTATGAAGATTTTCTCATCTATTGGAAG TGTCAAGACAATTCGCACATGCTATCCACAACCATCCAATGGAGCAGCTGCTGTAACTAATAGACCAACAAAACTTGAAATGCACTTTGGTAACAGA TTGCATGCATTTGTTGAGTATGAGACCGTCGAAGATGCTGAAAAAGCA GTTGCAGAactcaacaatgaaaagaattggaGAAGTGGACTCAGAGTTAGAGTGTTCCCTAAACTTTTG ACAAAACATGGGCAAGGTCGAGGAAGAAAAGTACATGAAGTTGAATTTACTGGAGAGGAGGATGTCTCCACATTAAATGAGAAGCAGGTTGAGGATGCCTATCACACGTCTGAAGTGTTGCACGAGCACGAG ATATGTTACCTTGAACAGAGTGTGGACAGTTTCAATGACAAGGATGGAACAGTAAGGCGAGGGAGAGGTCGtagcagaggaggaagaggacgaggacgaggCCAACATCTTAGCAATAACCGTGTTGGAGGCCATGCAGTTGGTACTCCACCGTCAAGCCATCATCTTATCCATTCCGAGCGTGAGCAACCTGTTGGAGCCAACAAACAACCTCCTGGTCCTCGCATGCCAGATGGTACAAGGGGTTTCACCATGGGTCGAGGAAAACCAGTCGTCCCAACAGGTACAATCTAA